The Sediminispirochaeta smaragdinae DSM 11293 genome has a segment encoding these proteins:
- a CDS encoding thioredoxin family protein, protein MLESVTTLTEYSKRVETTPLFLAYFTAPGCGVCTSIRPKIEGLLAAHPSIESCIIDISTQQKISAQLSIFSIPAVLFYAQGKETIREARYFSVEQLEEKIERYQALLEE, encoded by the coding sequence ATGCTTGAATCAGTTACGACACTCACGGAATATTCGAAGCGAGTCGAAACCACCCCCCTTTTCCTCGCCTATTTCACCGCCCCCGGTTGTGGAGTTTGCACCTCCATACGACCTAAAATCGAAGGATTACTGGCAGCACATCCCTCAATCGAATCCTGTATCATAGATATCTCGACTCAACAGAAAATCTCGGCCCAGCTTTCCATCTTTTCCATTCCCGCCGTTCTTTTTTATGCCCAGGGTAAAGAGACGATCAGAGAGGCCCGTTATTTCAGCGTCGAGCAACTTGAAGAAAAGATAGAGCGTTATCAGGCCCTTTTAGAAGAATAA